One Ooceraea biroi isolate clonal line C1 chromosome 6, Obir_v5.4, whole genome shotgun sequence genomic window carries:
- the LOC105275928 gene encoding COP9 signalosome complex subunit 6, which produces MPNPANENTPMEIDEDSSEKNTKMSGSTMKVMASSGIVGSVSVSLHPLVIMNISEHWTRLRAQEGSDQLVYGALIGKQKGRNIEIMNSFELLFTCISDDVIIDRDYYNIKEEQFKLVFSEMDFLGWYTTGDMPNERDIRVHKQLCEINESPVLLKLDPRPKNTEHLSVSMYESVIDLVNGEATMLFVPLTYTLATEEAERIGVDHVQRMCNNDQGECSVVAEHLTAQHSAIKMLHARVKLVLRYVQAVQNRELKGNHEVLRVACSLSHRLPVLNNPKFKADFYNQCNDFGLLTYLGIITKGCNNINQFVNKFNILYDRQGVGRRLRSLFF; this is translated from the exons ATGCCCAACCctgcaaatgaaaatacacCGATGGAGATCGACGAGGACAGCTCCGAGAAGAATACGAAGATGTCCGGAAGCACCATGAAGGTCATGGCATCTTCGGGTATCGTCGGTTCCGTATCTGTCAGCTTGCATCCGCTGGTGATCATGAACATCAGCGAGCATTGGACCAGGCTCAGAGCTCAGGAAGGCAGTGATCAATTGG TGTATGGTGCTTTGATCGGCAAACAGAAGGGTCGTAACATAGAAATTATGAACTCGTTTGAATTGCTGTTTACCTGTATCAGTGATGATGTCATAATCGAtagagattattataatataaaggaGGAGCAATTCAAATTAGTTTTTAGTGAAATGGACTTTCTGGGTTGGTACACCACTGGTGATATGCCTAATGAGAGAGACATAAGAGTGCACAAGCAGCTCTGCGAGATAAATGAAAGTCctgtattgttaaaattaGATCCAAGACCAAAAAATACAGAG CATCTATCCGTCTCCATGTACGAATCAGTGATTGATTTAGTTAACGGCGAAGCCACCATGTTATTTGTTCCATTAACTTATACGTTAGCGACGGAAGAAGCTGAGAGGATTGGTGTCGATCATGTACAAAGAATGTGTAATAACGATCAAGGCGAATGTTCAGTAG TGGCTGAACACTTAACAGCGCAACACAGTGCCATTAAAATGTTGCACGCTAGAGTAAAGCTCGTCCTAAGATACGTACAGGCTGTACAAAATAGAGAATTGAAAGGAAATCACGAGGTTCTTCGAGTGGCTTGTTCTTTAAGTCATCGACTGCCTGTTTTAAACAATCCAAAGTTTAAAGCTGACTTTTATAAT CAATGCAACGACTTTGGTTTGCTGACATATCTCGGTATCATAACTAAaggatgtaataatataaatcaatttgtCAACAAATTCAACATTCTGTACGATAGACAAGGCGTGGGCCGACGTCTACGAAGTCTCTTCTTCTGA